In a single window of the Bradyrhizobium erythrophlei genome:
- the aroB gene encoding 3-dehydroquinate synthase encodes MTVPLKHSDPMTVDVALGARAYDIVIGRDVLPSLGSRIAALRPGARTAIVTDRNVATHWLESTEASLSQAGIATSRIIVEEGEGSKAYAGLQQVSEALIAAKIERNDLVIALGGGVVGDLAGFAAAILRRGVDFVQVPTSLLAQVDSSVGGKTGINSPQGKNLLGAFHQPLLVVADTAVLDTLSPRQFRAGYAEVAKYGVLGDEAFFAWLEANHGDIFSGGAGREHAIATSCRAKAAIVARDERETGERALLNLGHTFGHALEAATGFSDRLFHGEGVSVGMVLAAEFSAQLGMISESDAARVRHHLAEVGLPTHLQDIAGFSQEGLADADALMALMAQDKKVKRGRLTFILLESVGRAVIAPDVEPALVRDFLKAKLASKI; translated from the coding sequence TGACCGTGCCCCTGAAACATTCCGACCCCATGACGGTCGATGTCGCGCTCGGTGCCCGCGCCTATGACATCGTGATCGGCCGCGACGTGCTGCCGTCGCTGGGTTCCCGCATCGCCGCCTTGCGGCCCGGCGCGCGCACCGCCATCGTCACCGACCGTAATGTTGCAACGCATTGGCTCGAAAGCACCGAGGCCTCGCTGTCGCAGGCCGGTATTGCGACGTCGCGCATCATTGTCGAGGAGGGCGAGGGTTCGAAAGCCTATGCCGGCCTGCAACAGGTCAGCGAGGCGCTGATCGCGGCGAAGATCGAGCGCAACGATCTGGTGATCGCGCTCGGCGGCGGTGTGGTCGGCGATCTCGCAGGGTTCGCCGCGGCAATCCTGCGCCGTGGCGTCGATTTCGTGCAGGTGCCGACCTCGCTGCTGGCGCAGGTCGACTCGTCGGTCGGCGGCAAGACCGGGATCAATTCGCCGCAAGGCAAAAATCTGCTCGGCGCGTTTCACCAGCCGCTGCTGGTGGTTGCCGACACCGCGGTGCTCGACACGCTGTCGCCGCGCCAGTTCCGCGCCGGCTATGCCGAAGTCGCCAAATATGGCGTGCTCGGCGACGAAGCGTTTTTCGCCTGGCTGGAGGCGAACCATGGCGATATTTTCTCAGGTGGCGCCGGCCGCGAACACGCCATCGCCACCTCCTGCCGCGCCAAGGCCGCGATCGTGGCGCGCGACGAGCGCGAGACCGGCGAGCGCGCGCTGCTCAATCTCGGCCATACTTTCGGCCATGCGCTGGAGGCCGCGACCGGCTTTTCCGACCGGCTGTTTCATGGCGAAGGCGTTTCCGTCGGCATGGTGCTGGCGGCGGAATTTTCCGCGCAACTCGGGATGATCTCCGAATCCGACGCGGCGCGCGTCAGGCATCACCTTGCCGAGGTGGGCCTGCCGACCCATTTGCAGGACATCGCCGGGTTTTCCCAGGAAGGATTGGCGGATGCCGATGCGCTGATGGCGCTGATGGCTCAGGACAAGAAGGTCAAACGCGGCCGGCTCACCTTCATCCTGCTGGAGTCTGTCGGGCGCGCCGTGATTGCGCCCGATGTCGAACCTGCGCTGGTCCGCGATTTTCTGAAAGCCAAGCTGGCAAGCAAGATTTAG